One window of the Actinomyces procaprae genome contains the following:
- a CDS encoding acetylxylan esterase: MAVLPESLGPLPAVAVAEPEDFDGFWERTLSRARSHDPDAVLVERTGVAQPLTELRYWDFSFSGFGGQRVRAWLSRPASRDGEVLPCVVQIPGYGRGRGLPGENPHVAAAGMAHLLLDVRGQGYGYGSGGDTPDPDAGAPEAPGVVTRGIASPATYYYRRLIVDAVRAVDAVRAQPDIDSERVFVMGNSQGGGVALAVAGLVPDLRGVTVSVPFLCDVPAVYQVAQGEPYAELVRYLAVRRTGREEAFRTLSYVDGVNHARRAQAPSLWGLGLRDTCCPPLGGQQALAAYAGPAQVELYPDNGHEGGEFHYLRRQLAWIRERCTGSES; encoded by the coding sequence ATGGCGGTCCTGCCCGAATCGCTCGGCCCGCTGCCTGCGGTGGCCGTGGCGGAGCCGGAGGATTTCGACGGTTTTTGGGAGCGGACGCTGAGCCGGGCGCGCAGCCACGACCCCGACGCGGTGCTGGTTGAACGCACCGGCGTCGCGCAGCCCCTCACCGAGCTGCGCTACTGGGACTTCTCCTTCAGCGGCTTCGGCGGTCAACGGGTACGTGCCTGGCTTTCCCGCCCGGCGAGCCGCGACGGCGAGGTGCTGCCCTGCGTGGTGCAGATCCCGGGGTACGGCCGGGGGCGCGGCCTGCCGGGGGAGAATCCGCACGTGGCCGCCGCGGGGATGGCCCACCTGCTGCTCGACGTACGCGGCCAGGGGTACGGATACGGCAGCGGCGGCGACACCCCCGATCCCGACGCCGGCGCCCCGGAGGCGCCCGGCGTGGTCACCCGCGGCATCGCCTCGCCCGCCACCTACTACTACCGGCGCCTGATCGTGGACGCCGTGCGGGCCGTCGATGCCGTACGAGCGCAGCCGGACATCGACTCCGAGCGCGTGTTCGTAATGGGCAACTCGCAGGGCGGCGGCGTGGCGCTGGCAGTAGCGGGGCTGGTGCCCGACCTGCGCGGGGTCACCGTGTCCGTCCCCTTCCTGTGCGACGTGCCCGCCGTGTACCAGGTGGCCCAGGGGGAGCCGTATGCGGAGCTGGTGCGCTACCTGGCGGTGCGGAGAACCGGGCGTGAGGAGGCCTTCCGCACCCTGTCGTACGTCGACGGCGTCAACCACGCCCGGCGCGCTCAGGCCCCTTCGCTGTGGGGTTTGGGGCTGCGCGACACCTGCTGCCCCCCGCTCGGAGGGCAGCAGGCGCTGGCCGCATACGCCGGCCCCGCACAGGTGGAGCTCTATCCCGACAACGGTCACGAGGGCGGCGAGTTCCACTACCTGCGCCGCCAGCTCGCCTGGATCCGGGAGCGGTGCACGGGCTCGGAGTCCTAA
- a CDS encoding LacI family DNA-binding transcriptional regulator, with protein MAPRERVTLDTIAAAAKVSRATVSKAINGRQDVSARTRRQILDLAEQLGYEAPTSAERSSPTVTIVFDSLDTYYTNRVLAGAVAAAHDHGAILDVRSFSNRRESAADSWVRRIVAEGHLALIVVTMELSAAQLDAVRSLRLPVITVDPAQETPDGVVEISSTNWNGGMTATQHLLALGHQRIAFVAGPQRSLPARERLLGFRSAMMDAGLDVDPALVLGDSYTYDTGVRAGLSLLDLESERRPTAVMCACDVSAIGVYEAARQRGVSVPDALSVVGFDDTFLAECAAPPLTTIHQALETMGARAVEAALDLAEDSTGTGTRRTIGSVKIPTRLVARQSTAPPRE; from the coding sequence GTGGCACCGCGCGAACGCGTTACGCTCGACACCATCGCCGCGGCGGCGAAAGTCTCGCGCGCAACCGTGTCCAAGGCGATAAATGGCCGTCAGGACGTCTCCGCCCGCACGCGGCGACAGATCCTGGACCTGGCCGAGCAACTCGGCTACGAGGCCCCGACATCCGCGGAGCGCAGTTCCCCGACGGTCACAATCGTCTTCGATTCCCTCGACACCTACTACACCAACCGGGTGTTGGCCGGAGCGGTCGCCGCCGCGCACGACCACGGCGCCATTCTCGACGTCCGCTCCTTCTCCAACCGCCGAGAGTCCGCCGCGGACTCCTGGGTGCGTCGGATCGTGGCCGAGGGGCACCTGGCACTGATAGTGGTCACCATGGAGCTGTCCGCGGCGCAGCTCGACGCCGTGCGCTCACTCCGGCTGCCGGTGATCACCGTGGACCCGGCCCAGGAGACCCCCGACGGCGTGGTGGAGATCTCCTCGACCAACTGGAACGGCGGCATGACCGCCACCCAGCACCTGCTCGCACTGGGACACCAGCGCATCGCCTTCGTCGCCGGGCCGCAGCGCTCTCTGCCGGCGCGTGAACGCCTGCTCGGCTTCCGCTCCGCCATGATGGACGCCGGCCTCGACGTCGATCCGGCACTGGTGCTGGGAGACAGCTACACCTATGACACCGGCGTGCGGGCGGGGCTCAGCCTGCTGGATCTGGAGAGCGAGCGCAGACCCACCGCCGTCATGTGCGCCTGCGACGTCTCCGCGATCGGCGTGTACGAGGCGGCCCGTCAGCGCGGGGTGTCGGTGCCCGACGCGCTCAGCGTCGTGGGCTTCGACGACACCTTCCTGGCCGAATGCGCCGCGCCTCCGCTGACCACGATTCACCAGGCCCTGGAGACCATGGGGGCGCGCGCCGTCGAGGCGGCCCTCGACCTCGCCGAGGATTCCACGGGAACCGGGACCAGGCGCACCATCGGCTCGGTCAAGATCCCCACCCGCCTGGTCGCGCGCCAGTCCACGGCGCCGCCGCGGGAGTAG
- a CDS encoding RpiB/LacA/LacB family sugar-phosphate isomerase encodes MKLAFGCDPNATALKRLLMTEATELGHEVVDYPSEDPVYANVAIRVAQDVVAGRADRGVLLCGTGIGVSIAANKVPGAYCACITDAYQAQRAARSNDANLISMGSQVVGPETAKVLLREYLGGVFDAASRSAPKVDRIRDYEATGV; translated from the coding sequence ATGAAGCTCGCATTCGGCTGCGACCCCAACGCCACCGCACTCAAGCGCCTGCTCATGACCGAGGCGACCGAACTCGGTCATGAGGTCGTCGACTACCCCTCTGAGGACCCCGTTTACGCCAACGTCGCAATCCGAGTCGCCCAGGACGTCGTCGCGGGGCGGGCCGACCGCGGAGTGCTGCTGTGCGGCACGGGCATCGGGGTATCCATCGCCGCCAACAAGGTCCCCGGCGCCTACTGCGCCTGCATCACCGACGCGTACCAGGCTCAGCGCGCGGCCCGCTCCAATGATGCGAACCTGATCTCCATGGGATCCCAGGTCGTCGGACCCGAGACGGCCAAGGTCCTCCTGCGTGAATATCTCGGCGGCGTCTTCGACGCAGCGAGCCGTTCCGCCCCCAAAGTAGACCGTATCCGCGATTACGAGGCGACCGGGGTCTGA